One window of the Aptenodytes patagonicus chromosome 5, bAptPat1.pri.cur, whole genome shotgun sequence genome contains the following:
- the ZNF488 gene encoding zinc finger protein 488, with product MMELTSLPKFLWTSDSKLLHHHFPDILATVHTTQDIPEEVVFGPCMLQNTLLDTVAFIALKCSDRRNIHYVFKVDVTSVHSPTGLPWMRLVQAAANSKEQNLEAYLENSQLYYRSTRKINKNEELLVWYDEELSSLLGFNEIKAQSPQNELRCQECDRVFKCEHSYLSHVRFLCVPEKSALLWRNFQNPKTEKSNLAEQATNFHSLARDLEVKMAACKDDAHGLTGEKTAKSEEAENNRSRKTVLLEKTNNLSEEQNCGGKEEVGGEHALAGSFWKLSSGRQSARKDALEQKQSAFTEVRRMKEKLRNERPKEPEQEDGTVPLGKEQVSKEVLLNSSGSAFSFVWPTRARGEQKSAFSKPSKCLTERAAINSSHPISESPKSLGELSGFIATRDIMCCSTLLNSKFFVSDLCNAQMLQTSIARSNVFPYTSEPWPKQAGGQLQNTTTTSSSSSSSSLTLLPPTFTSFGVAAQNWCAKCNLSFRMTSDLVFHMRSHHKKEYSSTESQCKRRREEKLTCPICHEYFRERHHLSRHMTSHN from the exons ATGATGGAACTTACATCTTTGCCTAAATTCCTTTGGACAAGTGACAGCAAACTGCTGCATCACCATTTTCCGGACATATTGGCTACTGTTCATACCACACAAGACATTCCTGAAGAAGTTGTTTTTGGACCGTGCATGCTCCAGAACACCCTGCTGGACACTGTAGCTTTTATTGCTCTCAAGTGTTCTGATAGACGGAACATCCATTATGTATTTAAG GTAGACGTTACGTCTGTGCACAGTCCCACAGGACTGCCTTGGATGAGACTTGTACAAGCAGCTGCAAATAGCAAGGAGCAGAACTTGGAAGCTTACTTAGAAAACAGTCAATTATATTATCGCTCTACCAGGAAAATCAACAAAAATGAGGAGCTGCTTGTCTGGTATGATGAGGAGCTTTCCAGCCTCTTGGGTTTCAATGAGATAAAAGCTCAGAGTCCCCAGAATG aattGAGATGTCAAGAATGTGACCGAGTCTTTAAATGCGAGCATTCCTATCTCTCCCATGTCCGCTTCCTATGTGTCCCAGAGAAGAGCGCCCTGCTATGGAGAAACTTCCAGAACCCTAAGACTGAAAAAAGCAACTTAGCTGAGCAGGCCACAAATTTCCACAGTTTGGCAAGGGATCTAGAGGTCAAAATGGCAGCTTGTAAAGATGATGCCCATGGTCTCACAggagaaaagacagcaaaatctGAAGAGGCTGAGAACAACAGGAGCAGGAAAACAGTGTTGTTGGAGAAAACCAATAATCTGAGTGAGGAACAGAACTGTGGGGGCAAGGAGGAGGTTGGGGGAGAGCATGCATTGGCTGGTTCTTTCTGGAAGCTTAGTTCAGGGAGGCAGTCAGCTAGGAAGGATGCTTTAGAGCAGAAGCAGAGCGCTTTCACTGAGGTCAGGAGGATGAAGGAGAAGCTGAGGAATGAGAGACCGAAGGAGCCAGAACAAGAGGATGGCACAGTCCCACTTGGTAAAGAGCAGGTATCAAAGGAAGTGTTGCTGAACTCCTCCGGTAGTGCATTCTCCTTTGTGTGGCCCACCAGAGCCCGAGGAGAACAGAAGAGTGCTTTCAGCAAACCCAGTAAGTGTCTAACAGAAAGAGCTGCAATAAATTCTTCTCATCCCATAAGTGAGTCACCAAAGAGCCTGGGGGAGCTGTCTGGCTTCATTGCCACCAGAGACATCATGTGCTGCAGCACTCTTCTCAATTCCAAGTTCTTTGTCAGTGATTTGTGTAATGCTCAGATGCTGCAGACAAGCATCGCTCGGAGCAATGTTTTCCCATATACCTCAGAACCGTGGCCCAAACAAGCAGGAGGACAGTTACAAAACACAACCACTACGtcttcttcgtcctcctcctcttccttgacTCTTCTTCCCCCCACCTTCACGTCCTTTGGAGTGGCTGCCCAGAACTGGTGTGCTAAATGCAACCTGTCCTTTCGCATGACATCCGATTTAGTCTTCCACATGCGGTCACATCACAAAAAAGAATACTCCTCAACTGAATCCCAGTGCAAGAGGAGACGAGAGGAGAAGCTAACGTGTCCCATTTGTCATGAGTACTTCCGAGAACGCCATCATTTATCCCGGCACATGACTTCTCATAATTAG